In a single window of the Magnolia sinica isolate HGM2019 chromosome 7, MsV1, whole genome shotgun sequence genome:
- the LOC131251412 gene encoding uncharacterized protein LOC131251412 yields MAESQQAELFELSNGSMVVKISNWGATITSLHVPDANGNLADVVLGFDTLEPYLKGAAPYFGCIVGRVANRIKEGKFTLKGKEYSLPINNPPNSLHGGHKGFDKVIWEVVERKDGEMPSITFKYHSRDGEEGYPGDVTVTATYTLTAKTTMRLDMEAVPENKATPISLAQHTYWNLAGHHSGNVLEHLVQIWASHVTPVDQYTVPTGEIMPVKGTPFDFTAEKKIGSRISEVPGGYDHNYVLDCGEEKLGLKHAAKVKDRLSSRVLNIWTNAPGVQFYTGNYVNGVVGKGRAVYGKHAGLCLETQGFPNAINQPNFPSVVVQPGEKYKHTMLFEFSVEDQ; encoded by the exons atggcGGAGTCGCAGCAAGCAGAGCTGTTTGAACTCAGCAATGGAAGCATGGTGGTGAAGATCAGCAACTGGGGCGCCACCATTACTTCCCTCCATGTCCCTGATGCCAACG GAAATCTTGCGGACGTCGTTCTTGGATTCGACACGCTCGAACCTTATCTG AAAGGAGCTGCACCTTACTTTGGCTGCATTGTTGGTCGCGTTGCAAATAGAATCAAAGAGGGGAAGTTCACACTCAAAGGGAAGGAGTATTCTTTGCCCATCAATAACCCGCCCAACAGTCTCCATG gTGGGCACAAGGGTTTTGACAAAGTGATATGGGAAGTTGTGGAACGGAAAGATGGTGAAATGCCATCAATCACCTTCAAATATCACAGTCGTGATGGTGAAGAAG GTTACCCTGGAGATGTTACTGTAACTGCAACTTACACTCTCACTGCAAAGACGACAATGAGACTTGACATGGAAGCCGTGCCTGAGAACAAGGCCACTCCAATTAGCTTAGCCCAACACACCTACTGGAATTTAGCAGGACACCACTCCGGAAATGTCCTCGAGCATTTAGTCCAGATATGGGCATCTCATGTAACACCTGTTGATCAGTATACAGTTCCGACAGGCGAAATCATGCCAGTTAAAGGTACCCCCTTTGACTTCACAGCTGAGAAAAAGATTGGTAGCAGGATCAGTGAGGTCCCTGGCGGGTACGATCACAACTACGTGCTTGATTGCGGGGAAGAGAAATTGGGCTTGAAGCACGCGGCCAAAGTGAAGGACCGGTTGAGCTCGAGGGTCTTGAATATATGGACCAATGCACCTGGTGTTCAGTTTTACACTGGAAACTACGTCAATGGTGTGGTTGGTAAAGGTAGAGCTGTTTATGGAAAGCATGCAGGGCTCTGTTTGGAAACTCAGGGATTCCCAAATGCCATAAATCAGCCGAACTTCCCATCTGTTGTGGTGCAACCAGGCGAGAAGTATAAGCATACCATGCTGTTTGAGTTCTCTGTTGAAGATCAATGA